One Miscanthus floridulus cultivar M001 chromosome 11, ASM1932011v1, whole genome shotgun sequence DNA window includes the following coding sequences:
- the LOC136494059 gene encoding protein NONRESPONDING TO OXYLIPINS 2, mitochondrial-like isoform X2, with the protein MASLSRTAAAAAVAVRSAVRSAPLTGRVLGAPLPSLASPSAARSARILRRSAATASAGLETLMPLHSAVAAARLRSCIAVDSTCWSSLSQGYALPL; encoded by the exons ATGGCATCTTTAtcccgcaccgccgccgccgccgccgtagccgtgAGGTCGGCGGTCCGCTCTGCACCCCTTACCGGCCGCGTCCTCGGAGCGCCACTGCCTTCCCTTGCCTCGCCTTCCGCTGCACGGTCCGCCCGGATCCTCCGCAG GTCGGCGGCCACGGCGTCGGCGGGGCTCGAAACGCTAATGCCGCTGCACAGCGCGGTGGCGGCCGCGCGGCTTAGGTCCTGCATCGCCGTCGACTCCACCTGCTGGAGCTCGCTCTCGCAAG GATATGCTTTGCCTTTATGA
- the LOC136494059 gene encoding protein NONRESPONDING TO OXYLIPINS 2, mitochondrial-like isoform X1 — MASLSRTAAAAAVAVRSAVRSAPLTGRVLGAPLPSLASPSAARSARILRRSAATASAGLETLMPLHSAVAAARLRSCIAVDSTCWSSLSQGLNKRI, encoded by the exons ATGGCATCTTTAtcccgcaccgccgccgccgccgccgtagccgtgAGGTCGGCGGTCCGCTCTGCACCCCTTACCGGCCGCGTCCTCGGAGCGCCACTGCCTTCCCTTGCCTCGCCTTCCGCTGCACGGTCCGCCCGGATCCTCCGCAG GTCGGCGGCCACGGCGTCGGCGGGGCTCGAAACGCTAATGCCGCTGCACAGCGCGGTGGCGGCCGCGCGGCTTAGGTCCTGCATCGCCGTCGACTCCACCTGCTGGAGCTCGCTCTCGCAAG GTTTAAACAAGCGCATCTGA